AGCGACGAAAAGGGGAGGGTGATTGCTGCGTTTTTGCGGTATTTTAATGATGATCCGGAGCGAGCGGTTGCAGCAATTCGACAATACACGACGCGCAATAGTGACGCGCGGAAAAAAACTGCTGTACCGCTCGGCAGTGAAATTATCTCAGCCAAAGATGTCGTAAAAACATACAAAGTCGGACGGCAAAAAATTGAGGTACTGCGCGGTGTCAGCTTGAGTGTACGCCAGCGGGAATTTGTAGCGCTCACTGGCGCAAGTGGCTCAGGGAAATCAACGTTGTTACAGCTAATCGGCGGACTCGACAAACCGACCAGTGGGCCCATTACCGTCAACGGACAAGCGCTTAGCGCATTATCAGACCGAAAATTATCACAATTCCGCGGGCGAACAATTGGATTCGTATTTCAGTCATTTTATTTGCAGCCATTTTTGAATCTAGCGACCAACCTAGAAATCCCCGGCATGTTTGCGCGCACTAATCCACGCGAGCGTAGACAACGCGCCGTTGAACTCGCTAGGATGGTTAATGTTGCAGAGCGCATGAAGCATCTGCCGAAAGAGCTATCTGGCGGACAGATGCAACGCGCCGCTATTGCGCGGGCGTTATTAAATCAGCCAAAAGTCCTGCTCGCCGACGAGCCGACAGGTAATCTTGATAGTGTTAACTCACAGCGTGTCATTGACATTTTCGAGCAAATTCGCCGCCAGCTTGGTACAACGATTTTAATCGTTACGCACGACCACGATATCGCTCGGCAAACTGACCGCGAGATTACGCTGCACGACGGGAGGGTGCTCTAGATGCTGCGGATACTTGACGCCAGCAAACTTGCACTTACAAAACTACGCACGCGTAAGATTCGGCTCGCGGTAACAATTATCGTAGCAGGATTGCTATTTGGTGTTGTAGTGTTCGGTTTGACGGTATTGCGCGCCAGTATGGCAAGCATTGGACGATTCAGCCGCGATACGATGTCGACGCGATATCTATTAGCGTATAGCAATCACAATAAAGATCAATCCGAGCTGTTTTATAACACGCCGCAAGATGCTAAAGACCGCATACTAGCATTACATAAACAGCATATCGCCGATAAAAAAGCGGCAGCGAAAGCGCTCGGTGTCGAATACGACGAAAAATCTGAAGAAGAGCCGATTATGAAAATAAATCAGGACGATTCAGGTTCGCTCAATCGCAATAGTTGGGCGGTAAAAACGTTTTTGAGGCAATACACCAACGAGAAGAATCCGCTCAAACCAGAGCGCATTGATGCAGCCGCCAAGCGATTTGGCTCAAGCGTGACATACCGTATACAGAATGTCGGCGGGCGCAACGGATCGCTTGATGTAATGATTGGCGGGCGCGAGGATTTCCAGCGTAACAAAGAAGCTGTGCCGGAACAGCTAAACGAGTTTGTAAGTGCGGCGGGCTATCAAGAAATTCTTGATGAATCACTGCTCAATTATTATTTCTTGCCGCATCGCGCACATGCAGCTAGCAATGAAATTCCCGTCTTTATCAGCTACAATGACGCGGCGGTGCTGCTCGGCAAAAAGCCTCTACCAACGACCGCGCAGCCGCAGCAGCATATTGAACGTATTCGGGAGCTGAGAAACGAGGCGGGTAACATAACAATTCAGGTGTGCTATCGTAATAATGCGTCGTCTCATTTAATCCAGCAAGCACTTGACCAGCAACGCACAGCTGCCAACAAATCTAAAAACGAGTTCGACGTTAAGCCGAGCATTGAATATGCCTTGCCGGCGACAGATAGCTGCGGCGGCGCTATTGTGAAAAAAGATAATCGCAGCGCTAGTGAAAAGATAGCTGACGAAAAGTTGCAGAAATTCAACCAGCAATTTTCAACAGAAAACATAACGCCACAACAAGCGAAATTAACCTACCGTGTTGTTGGGCTGCTGCCAGATACGGCATACGGTGACGACCTAAAAAGTAAGCTGGCTGGCGCACTCAACGCTAACATGCCATCACACTGGATTATACCGAAACAGACATTTGAGGCAGGCGCTGCAAAAATATATTTACCGAATATTCTTACCACGGAGCGTCAAGAGCTTTCGGGTGGACTATCAGATACGACTATTTACGAATTCATAGATGCTGAACATGCCCGCGCATTTTATCACGCTACCATGTGTAATGTCCAGCCGAAAGACAAGGATCTATGCGTAGACGGCGTATCAAACTTTACACAACCATTCGGAAGTAACTCGCTTGTTATTGAAGAATTGCAGCAACAGCTTACACCGATATTGTGGTATAGCCTACTTGGCGTTATCGGCGTAGCAGCGTTTATTTTAATGTTAACGATTTCGCGTACAGTCGCCGATAGCCGTAAAGAATCTGCCATATTTCGCGCGCTTGGCGCAACGCGCCTAGACATTGCGCAAATTTACGTCATGTACACGCTACTGCTCGCCGGGCTAATTGCGCTATTTGCAATTGTCGCTGGGCTGATCGGCGCAGGTGTCATTGATGTACTCTATTCAGCCGACTTTTCGACCGCAGCACACTACATCATCATGCCGCGCGATTTGAATACAACATTTCAGCTGTTCACATTTGATCCGCTTATTATTGCGCTCGCTGCCGTAAGTATCGTTGCGGCAGCGCTCATCGGTAGCATATTACCGCTTGTGCGCAACACGCGCCGCAATCCGATGAAAGATATGCGTGACGAATAGTGACGCGCTCAATGATATAATGAAGAGGCGCTCTAGATAAAGTTAAGGTTTTTATATTTTTGAAGCGCACACACCAAACGGAGACAAGTAATAATGTTCACTGAAGCAAAAAAAATAATCGACAACGCAACAAATATCGTCATCATTCAAGCGGAAAACCCTGATGGAGATAGTGTTGGTTCAGCGTTAGCGCTTGAGGAGATTCTCAGCGATATTGGTAAAAGTGTTAGTTTGTATTGTCCGGTCGCTATCCCAAAGTACCTGCGCTATATTCGCGGTTGGGATCGTATCTGCGCAGAGTTTGATACAAAAGCCGATGCAGCAATTATCGTCGATACAAGCGCCGATATCTTGCTCAGCAAAGTGCTTGGTACTCCTGGTGTGCGGCATTTTTTAGAGACGCACCCCGTGCTCGTACTTGATCATCATACGACTGGCAGCACGCTCAGTTTTGACCACACGATGATCAGCCAAGACGTTGTCGCAACAGGCGAGCTAATCTACAATTTGGCACAGGACGCCGGTTGGGCAATCAACCCGCAAGCTGCCGAGGATTTACTGATCGCTATTATGAGCGACAGCCTAGGACTAACCACGCAAAGTACGCACGCCGATTCATTCACGGTCGCAGGCGAACTGACGCGGCTCGGTGCAAGCAACGCGGCAATTGAAGAGCGCCGCCGCGATTTTATGAAAAAGTCGCCGGAAATTTTGGCGTATAAGGGGCGGCTGATTGAGCGGATCGAATATCTACTGGACGGAAAACTAGCGCTCGTGCATATTCCGTGGGAAGAAATCCAAGCGTACAGCGACCAGTACAATCCGAGCATGCTCGTTCTCGACGAAATGCGGCTCGTAGAAGGCGTCGAAGTTGCGTGCGCGATCAAAACCTACCCGGACGGCAAACTCACTGGCAAATTGCGCTGCAACACCCCCGTTGGCGAGCAAATCGCCGGCTACTTTGGCGGCGGCGGCCACCCATACGCCGCAGGATTTCGCATTTACGGGGCGTATGAAGCAACGGTGCGCGAACTCGTTGACGCGGCGGATAAAGCTCTTAAAAACTTCAAAACAACCGCCGACCAAGCATAGCAATGGTCTATCTAGATTCTAAGTTCATAATTATTTACTATTTTTCCGCATGGCTACGTATCCAACTCAAAACCTCTGCAACATCTCCCTAGGCGTGCGTAACTGTATACCTAAGCGTACACGATGGTTGTTGTAGTAGTCTAGGTATGACGTTAGCTGTGCCTGGACTTTTTGTATGCTGTCTTTGGCTGTTATGGTTCTGCCGGTGCATTCATCTTGCAGGGTGCGGTTAAAGCGTTCGATGTGGGCGTTGTCGTTGGGTCTGCCGAGGCGGCTGTGTCTGGTAGGTATGCCCGCTTTCTTCAGGGTCTGCTCAAAGTAACGGCCATATTCTGGTTCATTGTCGCTCTGCACCATAGAGATGGTAAAACCCCACCGTTCCCGGGCTTCAAGCACCGCCTGGGCGGCTAGCCCTGGGCGCAGCTTAGTAGCTAGAACAGCGTGAGTCATTCTGGTGTAGAGGTCAATAACAGTATAGTAATACAACCGTTTGCCGCTGTATGGGTCAACGTAGTGAATAGTATCGGTTTGGACTAGTTCGCCTGGAGCAGCGGCTGGCGGGCGCTTGGGATTACTTTTCTTTACCCTAGGTTTTCTAGCGCCATCGAAGCAGTGGTGGCGCTGGAGGATGCGCCGTACGCTGCTGAGGCTAACCTTAATCCCCAGTCTATTGTTTACGTAGTGCCAGACAGCTTCAGCCGCAGCGCTTTAGTTTTTCTCTAGCTTCTAGGACTGCTTTAACTATATGCTTTGGTATAGCCCGAGAGTTGCTGTGCGGACGCGAGGAGAGGGTTGGGATGTTCCAGGTGCAAGCCTGCAGCTTAAACTTGGATACGGGCGCCTATCCCGGGGATGTAGCCGGCAGGCTTAATCTGGCGGCTAATGCGGTTGTTGTTAACGAAACAGAGGTTACTGTTTTGCTGTTGCCATTTCTTAAGCCAGCGCCAAATAGTACTGCGGTTAACCCCCAAGCGCAGTGCAACTACTCCAACTGGCAGCTGCTCCTGAATGAGCAGCTTCATAGCATCGCCTCTAGCTTTAGGAGCACTAGAATTGGTATTATATGCCATAGCAGGTCTTCCTTTCTGTAATTAGTTGTTGTAACTACAGTTTACGAGGCCTGCTTTTTGGTTGCAAAGGTGGTGGGTTGGTACGAAAGTATTGACTTTAGGCGGCAAGTATGGTATATAATATATCAGCTTTTGTTGAGAGTTCAATGCATCCTGCATTACGAAGGACTCTCCAAAAGTGTTCATTGACAAGCAATCTGAAGAGAGGGGGTGGCCACCATGGCCACCAACAACATCGACGCTCGGTTCTTCTCTCAGGACGCAGTGTGCTGCGTTCTTAGGGGACTTACCCCCTCTTCGCGCGAGACGAGAAGGGAGGTAGAAGACCTTAAGAGACATCTTCTGTCTTATTTCTGTAACGTCATCACCATGTATATGCACGTCAGTAAGATGGAGACGTATTCTGGCGTCGTAGATGCCGTCGCTTTTTGGTGGTTGGAGGTTCTCTCCAACCACCAGCCCTCGTGGCGAGGAGGCTCTCTCCTCGTCACCCCAGCGCCTGAGGAGGCGTTGGATTACTACCTGGATAACGTGGTGGCGCAAGCCTAACCACGTTATCCAGGAGGGGGGGCGAATATGACCCTGCAGCCTTAGACTTTGCCCGGGTTTGTTTATTCCCGCCTTTCTCTCTGATCTGCTTGTCATATTCGCTCCATAGGTGCGTGCCTATGCTGATGAGTCCAAAAGGACGAAAGCGAGTTGGCCCTAATAGGTTAAATTAATTAGGTACAGCAAAGACCCATCCTATTAATGTATCGTGGTTTGCGCCCGCTTCCATACTGGTTGATCGTACCGACATTACGCAACGCAGACATATACTTGACAAAATATCCATCCTGTGTTACAATGAAAACCATGAGTAGTTTAGAGAGGAAATATTCAAATAACAACCATAATGATACGCATGAGGTACCATTAAGGAATCGTCTGCGTACCAGAATTGCTGCAGGAATGCTAGCAGTAGCAGCAGCATTCGGCGTTAGCAGTTTGTCTCACGAAGGCAATACCGATAATGCTCCGCAGCAAGAACTTGCTTGCGTTTCAGAGGAGACCACGTTTGCTGGAATCCACGATACGACTAACGAGCTCACAGAGCGTGTTGCAAAAGATGGTAAAGAATACAGCTGGCCTGTCATGATATATGATCGTCCAACGGAGAATATGAGATACCGCGAAACAAACGGTATGTCTGTCGATGAGGATGCTCGTGTTGAAGTAACAGTATGCCGAGATGATAATGCCTTATATAATTTATACGCTAGAGTTAATTCATTAGAAAGCTATCCTAAAGAAAGCGACCAGTAACCAATAAGCTTAATAGGCTAAAGAGAATTAGCGATTAATCAAGCTAAGGAAGCAATCAGGCAAACAATTAGCTAACCAAGCAACTAATCAATCAAGTAAGTGAATAACTAATCAATTAACGAAACGTTAACTAACTAACTAACTAACTAAACCGCCAACTACAGGTATGTTGTTGGCGGTTTTTTGTGGGGGTTAAGTATTAGTTTTTATGGCAGTTTCTGTGTGCTAGCATGTTTCACCCAACCGCCCCGCTGCGCACAGCTGCTCATACAGCTCACCGAGCATATACATTGACCCGACAACAACAATAGGACGATCATGCTGGAGCGCAGCGTTGAACGCGTCGATCGGGGTGTCAAATTGTCTGACATTCTTCATGTTGCATACGCTAATAACCGCCGCGAACTCTTCCGGTTTCACGCTATAATTCTGTAAATGAGGTGATGGCATGTCACGGAAGAACTGTGTAATATACACCCTGTCTGCCAAATAACCGATTGTCTCAAGCGACCCCCTCCAGTCCTTGCCATGCTTTGCTGCAAAAATAACCAACGGGCGATGCCATTCTGGACGATGTGCAAGTTCACTTAAAAATGCTGCAATCTTCTGCGGATTATGCGCGCTATCCACCATTACGTTGCGCCCATCAAGATGCCACACATTTGCACGACCTGGCAACTCCGCTTCTAAGAGCGCTTGGCGCGCCATATCAAACGAAAAATCCCAGCCATCGCGCGTTGCCAAAAATCGTACCGTATCCAGCGCAACCGCCGCATTTTCCATCTGGTAATCACCCGGTGTCTGTGTCTCCATCGGTTCGCCGCGATACAAAAATTCAACACCCGTCTCTGTTCGAGATTGCAACGATACATACTTCAATGGCTCACTCCAAATAATTTGCGACTGGCGTCCGTATGCAACTTCTTCAAGCACTGCCCGCACTGAATCTTGTTCCGGTCTCAATGCAACAACCGTGCCGCCGTAGGGGATGATACCAGCCTTTTGCCAAGCGATTTCTTCAAGCGTGTTGCCTAAAATCTCGGTATGATCAAGTCCGAGGCGCGTAATAACCGCTAATTTGTCTGACCGACGCACCGTGTTTGTAGAATCATAACGACCGCCCAGTCCCGTCTCAATCACGCCATAGTCAACATGATGAGCTTCAAATAACCTCAGTGCTAGCGCATTCGTTACTTCAAAATATGTCGGGCGACCATATGGCGTATATTGCATTGACCGCACATAAGGAATGAGGTCAGCGGTAGCTTTGGTAAACTTAGCTTCACTTGGCAACTCTATATTTATCTGCGCACGTTCGCGAACGTCAAATACGTGCGGCGAAACGTGTAATCCGTTCGTTTTGCCATGTGCTTTCAAAAGATTGGCAATAAAATAGCTCGTCGAACCTTTACCGCTCGTGCCGGCGATGTGAATAATCGGGAACGATTCCTGCGGATCACCTAGCAGTGCAAGCCATGCTCTCGCTCGCTCAAGCCCCACTGCGCCACGAAACACCGCATTGCCAAGTGACGGCAAGTCGTCAAATAAAAATCTCTTTGCATCCGAGAATGCTTGTATATTGCCAGACAACGGCACGGTTTGGTTCTTGCGAGTCGCCATCAAAGTTATTATAGCGCCCCGAAGGGATGCGCGCATTACTAAAAGAGGCTTACGAGAAAGCGAAAAAATCCTTGGCTACTAACGCCGGCGCCGGCGCCGATGCAGCTCGGCAACCTTCAACCGTACCGCATGACGATCAACCAGCTGATGGGCTTTTTCTAGCTCAACCTGGTCGCTTGATTCTTCTTGCAACTTCAGTGCGCGTTCTAGCGCCGCCTGGCTTTCCGCCTCGATAATATCGTCGCCATGTTCCGCTTCGTCAACCAGAATACGCACGCGCTCTTGATTAATCTCAACCACGCCCCCCGAAATCGCAAAATATTCCAGCTCATCATCGCGATCTTCTTTACGGCGGCGCACTGTTACTACGCCGGGTATTGCCACCGTCACGAGCGCCTCGTGGCTTGGAAAGACCGAAATCACACCCTCGGTAGTCGGCAGAATTACTTCATAGACTGCTTCGTCAAGTTTGACGCCAGCCAATGTCACCAACTGAAACTGCATTTGGCTAGTCCTTTTTCTCGCTTAGCGGTACAGGCGACATGTAGAACCAGTTCTCTGGTTTGTCATCATATTTACCAGACAAGATGTCTTTAGCGTCGCGAATTGTATCTTCAAGTTTGAAATAGCTACCCGGGTTTCCAGTAAACTGCTCGGCAACATGGAATGGCTGCGCTAAGAAGCGCTGCAAACGACGGGCGCGCGCCACGGTCTGTTTTTGATCGTCCGACAACTCTTCCATACCGAGAATAGCAATGATATCCTGCAGCTCTTTGTACTGCTGCAACACACGCTGCACTTCGCGCGCCACAGCATAGTGCTCGTCGCCAACAATCTCCGGGTCAAGCGAATTTGAACTAGAATCAAGCACGTCTACTGCCGGGTAAATACCAAT
This portion of the TM7 phylum sp. oral taxon 349 genome encodes:
- a CDS encoding ABC transporter ATP-binding protein; its protein translation is MSDEKGRVIAAFLRYFNDDPERAVAAIRQYTTRNSDARKKTAVPLGSEIISAKDVVKTYKVGRQKIEVLRGVSLSVRQREFVALTGASGSGKSTLLQLIGGLDKPTSGPITVNGQALSALSDRKLSQFRGRTIGFVFQSFYLQPFLNLATNLEIPGMFARTNPRERRQRAVELARMVNVAERMKHLPKELSGGQMQRAAIARALLNQPKVLLADEPTGNLDSVNSQRVIDIFEQIRRQLGTTILIVTHDHDIARQTDREITLHDGRVL
- a CDS encoding ABC transporter permease — protein: MLRILDASKLALTKLRTRKIRLAVTIIVAGLLFGVVVFGLTVLRASMASIGRFSRDTMSTRYLLAYSNHNKDQSELFYNTPQDAKDRILALHKQHIADKKAAAKALGVEYDEKSEEEPIMKINQDDSGSLNRNSWAVKTFLRQYTNEKNPLKPERIDAAAKRFGSSVTYRIQNVGGRNGSLDVMIGGREDFQRNKEAVPEQLNEFVSAAGYQEILDESLLNYYFLPHRAHAASNEIPVFISYNDAAVLLGKKPLPTTAQPQQHIERIRELRNEAGNITIQVCYRNNASSHLIQQALDQQRTAANKSKNEFDVKPSIEYALPATDSCGGAIVKKDNRSASEKIADEKLQKFNQQFSTENITPQQAKLTYRVVGLLPDTAYGDDLKSKLAGALNANMPSHWIIPKQTFEAGAAKIYLPNILTTERQELSGGLSDTTIYEFIDAEHARAFYHATMCNVQPKDKDLCVDGVSNFTQPFGSNSLVIEELQQQLTPILWYSLLGVIGVAAFILMLTISRTVADSRKESAIFRALGATRLDIAQIYVMYTLLLAGLIALFAIVAGLIGAGVIDVLYSADFSTAAHYIIMPRDLNTTFQLFTFDPLIIALAAVSIVAAALIGSILPLVRNTRRNPMKDMRDE
- a CDS encoding DHH family phosphoesterase yields the protein MFTEAKKIIDNATNIVIIQAENPDGDSVGSALALEEILSDIGKSVSLYCPVAIPKYLRYIRGWDRICAEFDTKADAAIIVDTSADILLSKVLGTPGVRHFLETHPVLVLDHHTTGSTLSFDHTMISQDVVATGELIYNLAQDAGWAINPQAAEDLLIAIMSDSLGLTTQSTHADSFTVAGELTRLGASNAAIEERRRDFMKKSPEILAYKGRLIERIEYLLDGKLALVHIPWEEIQAYSDQYNPSMLVLDEMRLVEGVEVACAIKTYPDGKLTGKLRCNTPVGEQIAGYFGGGGHPYAAGFRIYGAYEATVRELVDAADKALKNFKTTADQA
- a CDS encoding transposase; its protein translation is MGIKVSLSSVRRILQRHHCFDGARKPRVKKSNPKRPPAAAPGELVQTDTIHYVDPYSGKRLYYYTVIDLYTRMTHAVLATKLRPGLAAQAVLEARERWGFTISMVQSDNEPEYGRYFEQTLKKAGIPTRHSRLGRPNDNAHIERFNRTLQDECTGRTITAKDSIQKVQAQLTSYLDYYNNHRVRLGIQLRTPREMLQRF
- a CDS encoding helix-turn-helix domain-containing protein — protein: MAYNTNSSAPKARGDAMKLLIQEQLPVGVVALRLGVNRSTIWRWLKKWQQQNSNLCFVNNNRISRQIKPAGYIPGIGARIQV
- the atpC gene encoding ATP synthase F1 subunit epsilon, encoding MQFQLVTLAGVKLDEAVYEVILPTTEGVISVFPSHEALVTVAIPGVVTVRRRKEDRDDELEYFAISGGVVEINQERVRILVDEAEHGDDIIEAESQAALERALKLQEESSDQVELEKAHQLVDRHAVRLKVAELHRRRRRR